The following are encoded together in the Opitutus sp. ER46 genome:
- a CDS encoding amidophosphoribosyltransferase: protein MSDEMMDEVVERRDSLLTHECGIAMVRLLKPLSYYQEKYGSALWGFTQLFLLMEKQHNRGQDGAGVACVKFDMPPGDPYMFRERNTEPNPLDRVFGQLLGRFKDLVSRGEVHPEFPDTVKQHFDFGAELYLGHLRYGTSGGYGVSACHPYFRRSSWPTRNLALCGNFNLTNTRELNNSLIAIGQHPIFASDTQAVLEKVGFFLDEEHEDIYRFLRTRGLSGEEISRRISEDLDLTRVITRASKKWDGGYAIAGLIGNGDAFVARDPSGIRPAFYFQNDEVVAVASERAPLMTVFDLQVPQVKEIPPGNVLVIKKRGTLSVAPFTAPMPRSSCSFERIYFSRGNDIDIYQERKALGGGLADQVIKAIDHDWAHTVFNFIPNTAEVAYYGLMSTLRERRRDEVKKAIMDASRQGTLTEAMVDDLILRNWPRGEKVVSKDIKLRTFIGQESLRNQLASHVYDITYGSVQPGDNLVCVDDSIVRGTTLRRSILRILARLNPRKIVIVSTAPQIRYPDCYGIDMSELGKFIAFEAAVELLRERGQASLLEEVYRACADEIARGGTVNQVRKIYEPFTPEEISRKIVDRVRPTGIEWKGEIEIIFQTIENLHAALPNHTGDWYFTGKYPTPGGYRVVNQAYVNYYEKHEGRAY from the coding sequence ATGAGCGACGAAATGATGGACGAGGTGGTGGAGCGACGGGATTCCCTCCTGACGCACGAATGCGGCATCGCGATGGTGCGCCTGCTGAAGCCGTTGAGCTACTACCAGGAGAAGTATGGCTCGGCGCTTTGGGGGTTTACGCAGCTGTTCCTGCTCATGGAGAAGCAGCACAACCGCGGCCAGGACGGAGCGGGCGTGGCCTGTGTGAAATTCGACATGCCTCCCGGCGATCCGTACATGTTCCGGGAGCGCAATACCGAGCCCAACCCGCTCGATCGCGTTTTCGGCCAGCTGCTTGGCCGCTTCAAGGATCTGGTCTCCCGGGGCGAAGTGCATCCGGAGTTTCCGGACACGGTGAAGCAGCACTTTGATTTCGGCGCGGAGCTCTACCTCGGCCATCTCCGCTACGGTACGAGCGGCGGCTATGGCGTCAGTGCGTGCCACCCCTATTTCCGGCGCAGCTCGTGGCCGACGCGCAACCTGGCGCTCTGCGGCAATTTCAACCTCACGAACACGCGGGAGCTGAACAACAGCCTGATTGCGATCGGGCAGCACCCGATCTTCGCGTCGGACACGCAGGCGGTGTTGGAGAAAGTCGGCTTCTTCCTCGATGAGGAGCATGAGGACATCTACCGGTTCCTGCGCACGCGCGGACTCTCCGGCGAGGAGATTTCCCGGCGGATCAGCGAGGATCTCGACCTGACGCGCGTCATCACCCGCGCCTCGAAAAAGTGGGATGGTGGCTACGCCATCGCGGGCCTGATCGGCAACGGCGACGCCTTTGTGGCGCGGGATCCCTCGGGAATCCGGCCGGCCTTCTATTTCCAGAACGACGAAGTGGTCGCGGTGGCCTCGGAGCGGGCGCCGCTGATGACGGTGTTCGATCTGCAGGTGCCGCAGGTGAAGGAGATCCCGCCGGGCAACGTGCTCGTGATCAAGAAGCGCGGCACATTGAGCGTGGCGCCCTTCACGGCGCCGATGCCGCGGTCCTCGTGTTCCTTCGAGCGGATCTATTTCTCGCGCGGCAACGACATCGACATCTACCAGGAGCGGAAGGCGCTCGGCGGCGGCCTCGCCGACCAGGTGATCAAGGCCATCGACCACGATTGGGCGCACACCGTCTTCAACTTCATCCCCAACACCGCCGAGGTGGCCTACTACGGCCTCATGTCGACGCTGCGCGAGCGCCGGCGCGACGAGGTGAAGAAGGCGATCATGGACGCGAGCCGGCAAGGCACGCTGACCGAGGCGATGGTTGACGACCTGATCCTGCGCAACTGGCCGCGCGGCGAGAAGGTGGTCAGCAAGGATATCAAGCTGCGGACGTTCATCGGGCAGGAGAGCCTGCGCAATCAGCTTGCCAGCCACGTCTACGACATCACCTACGGGTCGGTGCAGCCGGGTGACAACCTCGTGTGCGTGGACGACTCGATCGTGCGCGGCACCACGCTGCGGCGCTCGATCCTGCGCATCCTGGCGCGGCTCAACCCGCGCAAGATTGTGATCGTCTCGACGGCGCCGCAGATCCGCTACCCGGACTGCTACGGCATCGACATGTCGGAGCTCGGCAAATTCATCGCCTTCGAAGCCGCGGTGGAGCTGTTGCGCGAACGCGGGCAGGCGAGCCTCCTCGAGGAAGTGTACCGCGCCTGCGCCGACGAGATCGCGCGGGGCGGGACGGTGAATCAGGTCCGCAAGATCTACGAGCCGTTCACGCCGGAGGAGATCTCGCGGAAGATCGTGGATCGCGTCCGCCCGACCGGCATCGAATGGAAGGGCGAAATCGAGATCATCTTCCAGACGATCGAGAACCTGCATGCCGCGCTGCCGAATCACACTGGCGATTGGTATTTCACGGGCAAATACCCGACCCCCGGCGGCTACCGCGTGGTGAACCAGGCGTACGTGAACTATTACGAGAAGCACGAGGGCCGGGCGTACTGA
- a CDS encoding MFS transporter: protein MPDTRPQPERLPEPRILPPAEALLAAESGGGTPCERAAPERIRKGTPAFRRIAFAMLAAGFATFALLYAVQPLMPIFAREFSLHAASSSLVLSISTGLLAGGLILTGPLSDAVGRRPVMMIALFGSALGTLGSAVMPTWHGVLFMRAIIGLSLSGLVAVAMTYLSEEIHPEVLGWSMGLYISGNALGGMLGRLIVGVIVDFVSWRVALGVLGGLGLIAALLFARLAPASRHFRPTPLHWAHLRAGFALHLRDGALPWLFAEGFLLMGGFVTLFNYISYRLLAPPYLLSQAIVGCISAVYLIGMYSSARVGALADKLGRRRVLWVVTATMLAGVLVTLARPLPVVLLGMLIFTFGFFGAHSVASSWIGRRARQARGQASSLYLLAYYLGGSIAGTLGGYWWHLAGWPGVALFIAALLLAALLVAVRLIRVPPLTAA, encoded by the coding sequence ATGCCTGACACACGGCCTCAACCCGAACGCCTTCCGGAGCCGCGCATCCTGCCGCCGGCCGAGGCGCTGCTCGCGGCCGAAAGCGGTGGCGGCACGCCTTGCGAACGCGCCGCGCCCGAGCGCATCCGCAAGGGCACGCCCGCGTTTCGGCGGATTGCGTTCGCCATGCTCGCGGCGGGTTTCGCTACGTTTGCGCTGCTCTACGCCGTGCAGCCGCTGATGCCGATCTTCGCGCGGGAGTTCTCGCTGCATGCCGCCTCGAGCAGCCTCGTGCTGTCCATCTCCACCGGGCTCCTCGCCGGCGGGCTGATCCTCACCGGACCGCTCTCGGACGCCGTGGGGCGCCGGCCCGTCATGATGATCGCGTTGTTCGGCTCGGCCCTCGGCACCCTGGGCAGCGCGGTGATGCCAACGTGGCACGGCGTGCTGTTCATGCGCGCGATCATCGGGCTCTCCCTCAGCGGACTCGTGGCGGTGGCGATGACGTACCTCAGCGAGGAGATCCATCCGGAGGTTCTCGGCTGGTCGATGGGCCTGTACATCAGCGGCAACGCGCTGGGCGGGATGCTCGGCCGCCTGATCGTCGGCGTGATCGTCGACTTCGTTTCCTGGCGCGTCGCCCTTGGCGTGCTGGGCGGACTGGGGCTCATCGCCGCGCTGCTTTTCGCCCGGCTCGCGCCCGCCTCCCGCCATTTCCGGCCCACGCCGCTGCACTGGGCCCATCTGCGCGCCGGCTTTGCGCTCCACCTGCGCGACGGCGCGTTGCCGTGGCTGTTCGCCGAGGGCTTCCTGCTGATGGGCGGCTTCGTCACCCTCTTCAACTACATCAGTTACCGCCTGCTGGCGCCCCCGTACCTCCTGAGCCAGGCGATCGTCGGCTGCATCTCCGCCGTGTATCTGATCGGCATGTACAGCTCGGCGCGCGTGGGCGCGTTGGCGGACAAGCTCGGCCGGCGGCGCGTGCTGTGGGTCGTCACCGCGACGATGCTCGCCGGCGTGCTGGTGACGCTCGCGCGGCCGTTGCCGGTCGTGCTCCTCGGGATGTTGATCTTCACCTTTGGCTTTTTCGGCGCCCACTCGGTCGCCAGCAGTTGGATCGGCCGCCGCGCCCGCCAGGCCCGAGGACAGGCATCCTCGCTCTACCTCCTCGCCTACTATCTCGGTGGCAGCATCGCCGGCACGCTCGGCGGCTACTGGTGGCACCTCGCCGGCTGGCCCGGCGTCGCGCTGTTCATCGCCGCGTTGCTTCTGGCCGCGCTCCTTGTCGCCGTCCGCCTCATCCGCGTCCCGCCGCTCACCGCCGCGTGA
- a CDS encoding AIR synthase-related protein: protein MSLSYESSGVRYDQLDAFKRACQQAARTTAGALAAHGYAEPATTRGESAYLIEAADHFLAHVEEGLGTKNLVADAVYAATGKCFYREVAIDTVATIVNDLITCGALPISVAMHAAVGDSGWFADATRTRALVDGFAEGCRTAGAVWGGGETPTLGGVVEPKAIVLAGSAIGRISPKHLRIVGDVKDGDGIIFLASSGVQTNGLSLCRKMAGQLRDGFQTPIGHGDARTFGEALLAPSVIYVAFVRECQRRGIKLNYVAHVTGHGWRKLMRLDEAFVYEITQPRPAPALFQFMMEAGPIAQREAYATFNMGIGFAAYVAPENVEATLAAAKATGYDAWLAGRVRKEGSRKAVVVPALDLTFEGDTLKLR, encoded by the coding sequence ATGTCCCTCAGCTACGAGTCCTCCGGTGTTCGTTACGACCAGCTTGATGCGTTCAAGCGTGCCTGCCAGCAGGCGGCGCGCACCACCGCGGGAGCGCTGGCGGCGCACGGCTATGCGGAGCCGGCGACGACCCGCGGCGAGAGCGCGTACCTGATCGAGGCGGCCGACCATTTCCTGGCCCATGTCGAGGAGGGCCTCGGCACGAAGAACCTCGTGGCGGATGCGGTGTATGCCGCGACGGGCAAGTGTTTCTATCGCGAAGTCGCGATCGATACCGTGGCCACGATCGTCAACGACCTGATTACCTGCGGGGCGCTTCCAATCTCGGTCGCGATGCATGCGGCGGTGGGCGACTCCGGCTGGTTTGCGGACGCGACCCGCACCCGAGCGCTGGTGGACGGCTTTGCGGAAGGCTGTCGCACCGCCGGCGCGGTGTGGGGCGGCGGTGAGACGCCGACCCTTGGCGGCGTCGTGGAGCCGAAGGCCATCGTGCTGGCGGGTTCGGCCATCGGCCGGATCAGTCCGAAGCACTTGCGCATCGTCGGCGACGTGAAGGACGGCGACGGCATCATCTTCCTGGCGAGTTCCGGCGTGCAGACAAACGGGCTGTCCCTCTGCCGCAAGATGGCCGGGCAACTCCGCGACGGCTTTCAGACCCCGATTGGGCATGGCGACGCGCGCACATTTGGCGAAGCGCTGCTGGCGCCGTCGGTCATCTACGTCGCGTTCGTGCGCGAGTGCCAGCGGCGGGGTATCAAGCTGAACTACGTCGCGCACGTGACCGGTCACGGCTGGCGCAAGCTTATGCGTCTGGACGAGGCTTTCGTGTACGAGATCACGCAGCCGCGGCCCGCGCCGGCGTTGTTCCAGTTCATGATGGAGGCGGGCCCGATCGCGCAGCGCGAAGCGTACGCCACCTTCAACATGGGCATCGGCTTTGCCGCCTATGTCGCGCCGGAGAACGTCGAGGCGACGCTCGCCGCCGCCAAGGCCACGGGTTACGACGCCTGGCTGGCCGGCCGCGTGCGCAAGGAAGGCAGCCGCAAGGCGGTCGTCGTGCCGGCGCTCGATCTCACGTTCGAAGGCGACACGCTGAAGCTGCGCTGA
- the purL gene encoding phosphoribosylformylglycinamidine synthase: MLILRGSPALSPFRLQKLLQDLTSAGVPAAGLSAEFVHLVETTGELSAAEREVLEKILTYGPSREAKPVTGWLQVVAPRPGTISPWSSKATDIAHICGVAQVKRIERVIAYVVDPGSSRLTTVQRAATAARLHDRMTQAIFNDLESAAVLFQHEAPRPLTTVPVLAQGRTALVAANQTLGLALADDEIDYLVKAFTGLGRDPNDVELMMFAQANSEHCRHKIFNATWEIDGEARDRSLFQMIKNTYQLHQDGILSAYKDNAAVLVGSRGGRFFVDPKTGDYAAHEEDIHILCKVETHNHPTAISPFPGAATGSGGEIRDEGATGCGGKPKAGLTGFTVSNLRIPGAVQPWEKDHGKPNRIVSALDIMIDGPLGGAAFNNEFGRPNINGYFRTFEAKVPAAPSASGGTSELRGYHKPIMLAGGLGNIRAEHIRKGEIRPGDKLVVLGGPAMLIGLGGGAASSIASGHGNEDLDFASVQRDNPEMERRCQEVIDRCWALGADNPIAFIHDVGAGGLSNALPELVNDGGRGGRFNLRKVPNDEPGMTPLEIWCNESQERYVLAVPADRIDAFAALCARERCPFAIVGEATEEKRLVLEDPHFKNTPIDMPLEVLLGKPPRMHRREQSLRRPQFPLTLPESVTVLEAARRVLAHPAVADKTFLISIGDRTLGGLICRDQMVGPWQVPVADCGVTAAAYDVYTGEAMAMGERTPVAVNNAAASARLAVGEALTNLAAAQIGDLGKVNLSANWMAAPAVPGDAADLYAAVHAVGMELCPQLGITIPVGKDSMSMSTVWSDTEGQKRITAPVSLIVSAFAPCADVRRTLTPQLQTDGSAADSVLLLIDLGRGRNRLGGSILAQVYSQIGAETPDVDHAAELKGFWNAIQQLGRDQKILAYHDRSDGGLLVTALEMAFAGNVGVDLELAPGVDAFPVLFAEELGAVIQVRNDDLDAVHGVLRQHGLKARVTRIGQLNGDQTFRVRRTGKVFLNEPLAALRAIWSDVTRQISLRRDNPACAEQEYRLKLDPQHRGITPVLTFDVQATRSDLAAKLASDAAGENAPAPGSALDASHVALARTRRARPAVAILREQGVNGEVEMAAAFTRAGFRAVDVHMTDVLAGRISLRDFRGLAACGGFSYGDVLGAGEGWAKSILFHERARAEFSAFFAREDAFALGVCNGCQMMSNLHSIIPGAEQWPHFVQNKSERYEARFVSLQIESSPSVFFTGMEGSVIPIAVAHGEGYAEFKDAAAAQRCNASGLVAARYVDSHHQPTEVYPLNPNSSPFGITALTTATGRAMIMMPHPERVFRSVTMSWHPADWGEDSPWMQLFYNARRWVG, from the coding sequence ATGCTGATCCTCCGCGGCTCACCTGCCCTCTCCCCGTTTCGCCTCCAGAAACTGCTCCAGGACCTGACGTCCGCCGGCGTCCCAGCCGCCGGCCTCAGCGCCGAGTTCGTGCACCTGGTCGAGACCACGGGAGAGCTGTCCGCCGCGGAGCGCGAGGTCCTCGAAAAGATCCTCACGTACGGCCCGAGCCGCGAAGCCAAGCCGGTGACCGGCTGGCTGCAGGTGGTCGCCCCGCGCCCCGGCACGATTTCCCCGTGGTCCTCGAAGGCGACCGATATCGCCCACATCTGCGGCGTCGCCCAGGTGAAGCGGATCGAGCGGGTCATCGCGTATGTCGTAGACCCCGGGTCCAGCCGCCTGACCACCGTGCAGCGCGCCGCCACCGCCGCCCGACTGCACGACCGCATGACCCAGGCGATCTTCAACGACCTCGAAAGCGCGGCGGTGCTCTTCCAGCACGAGGCGCCTCGCCCGCTGACCACCGTTCCCGTGCTCGCGCAAGGCCGCACCGCCCTGGTCGCCGCCAACCAGACGCTCGGGCTGGCGCTGGCCGACGACGAGATCGACTACCTCGTGAAAGCGTTCACCGGCCTCGGCCGCGACCCGAACGACGTCGAGCTGATGATGTTCGCGCAGGCCAACTCCGAGCACTGCCGGCACAAGATCTTCAACGCCACCTGGGAAATCGACGGCGAGGCGCGGGACCGCTCGCTGTTCCAGATGATCAAGAACACGTACCAGCTGCACCAGGACGGCATCCTCTCCGCGTACAAGGACAATGCCGCCGTTCTCGTCGGCTCCCGCGGTGGCCGGTTCTTCGTCGACCCCAAGACGGGCGACTACGCCGCACACGAGGAGGACATCCACATCCTGTGCAAGGTGGAGACGCACAACCACCCCACCGCCATCTCGCCGTTCCCCGGCGCCGCCACCGGCTCCGGCGGCGAAATCCGCGACGAGGGCGCCACCGGCTGCGGCGGCAAGCCCAAGGCCGGCCTCACCGGCTTCACCGTCTCCAATCTCCGGATTCCCGGCGCCGTGCAGCCTTGGGAAAAGGACCACGGCAAGCCGAACCGCATCGTCTCCGCCCTCGACATCATGATCGACGGCCCGCTCGGCGGCGCCGCGTTCAACAACGAGTTCGGCCGGCCCAACATCAACGGCTACTTCCGCACCTTCGAGGCCAAGGTTCCCGCCGCGCCGTCCGCTTCCGGCGGCACGTCCGAGCTGCGCGGCTATCACAAGCCCATCATGCTCGCCGGCGGCCTCGGCAACATCCGCGCCGAGCATATTCGCAAGGGTGAGATCAGACCGGGCGACAAGCTCGTCGTCCTCGGCGGCCCGGCGATGCTCATCGGCCTCGGCGGCGGCGCCGCCAGCTCCATTGCCAGCGGCCACGGCAACGAGGACCTCGATTTCGCCAGCGTGCAGCGCGACAATCCCGAGATGGAACGCCGCTGCCAGGAGGTCATCGACCGCTGCTGGGCCCTCGGCGCCGACAACCCCATCGCCTTCATCCATGACGTCGGCGCGGGCGGGCTCTCGAACGCCCTCCCCGAGCTCGTCAACGACGGCGGCCGCGGCGGTCGTTTCAACCTGCGCAAGGTGCCGAACGACGAGCCGGGCATGACCCCGCTCGAGATCTGGTGCAACGAGTCGCAGGAACGCTACGTGCTCGCCGTTCCGGCCGACCGCATCGACGCCTTCGCCGCGCTCTGCGCCCGCGAGCGCTGCCCGTTCGCCATCGTCGGCGAGGCTACGGAGGAAAAGCGGCTCGTCCTCGAGGACCCGCATTTCAAAAACACGCCGATCGACATGCCGCTCGAGGTTCTCCTCGGGAAGCCGCCGCGCATGCACCGCCGCGAGCAGTCACTGCGCCGCCCGCAGTTCCCGCTTACACTCCCGGAATCCGTCACCGTGCTCGAGGCCGCCCGCCGCGTCCTCGCCCACCCCGCCGTCGCCGACAAGACGTTCCTCATCTCCATCGGCGACCGCACCCTCGGCGGCCTGATCTGCCGCGACCAGATGGTCGGTCCCTGGCAGGTTCCCGTCGCCGACTGCGGCGTCACCGCCGCCGCGTACGACGTGTACACCGGCGAGGCCATGGCCATGGGCGAGCGTACCCCGGTCGCCGTCAACAACGCCGCCGCCTCCGCCCGCCTCGCCGTCGGCGAAGCGCTCACCAATCTCGCCGCCGCCCAGATCGGCGATCTCGGCAAGGTCAACCTCTCCGCCAACTGGATGGCCGCGCCCGCCGTCCCCGGCGACGCCGCCGATCTCTACGCTGCCGTCCACGCCGTCGGCATGGAGCTCTGCCCGCAGCTCGGAATCACCATTCCGGTGGGCAAGGATTCCATGAGTATGAGCACGGTGTGGTCCGACACCGAGGGCCAGAAGCGCATCACCGCCCCCGTCTCCCTCATCGTCTCCGCCTTCGCCCCGTGCGCCGACGTCCGCCGCACGCTCACGCCCCAGTTGCAGACCGACGGCTCGGCCGCCGACTCCGTCCTCCTGCTCATCGACCTCGGCCGCGGCCGGAATCGCCTCGGCGGCTCCATCCTCGCGCAGGTGTATTCGCAGATCGGCGCGGAGACGCCCGACGTCGACCACGCCGCCGAACTAAAAGGCTTCTGGAACGCGATTCAGCAGCTCGGCCGCGACCAGAAGATTCTCGCCTACCACGACCGCTCCGATGGCGGTCTCCTCGTCACCGCGCTCGAGATGGCCTTCGCCGGCAACGTGGGGGTGGACCTCGAACTCGCCCCGGGCGTCGATGCTTTCCCCGTCCTCTTCGCCGAGGAACTCGGCGCCGTCATTCAGGTGCGCAACGACGACCTCGACGCCGTCCACGGCGTCCTCCGCCAGCACGGCCTGAAGGCCCGCGTCACGCGCATCGGTCAACTCAACGGCGACCAGACGTTCCGCGTCCGCCGCACGGGCAAGGTCTTCCTGAACGAACCGCTGGCCGCGCTGCGCGCGATCTGGTCCGATGTCACCCGGCAGATTTCCCTCCGCCGCGACAACCCCGCGTGCGCCGAGCAGGAATACCGCCTCAAGCTCGACCCGCAGCACCGCGGGATCACGCCCGTGCTCACGTTCGATGTGCAGGCGACCCGCTCGGACCTCGCGGCGAAGCTCGCCAGCGACGCCGCAGGCGAAAACGCGCCCGCGCCCGGCAGCGCCCTCGATGCCAGTCATGTGGCGCTGGCCCGCACCCGCCGTGCGCGTCCCGCCGTCGCCATCCTGCGCGAGCAGGGTGTCAACGGCGAGGTCGAGATGGCCGCGGCCTTTACCCGCGCCGGCTTCCGCGCGGTCGACGTGCACATGACCGACGTCCTGGCGGGCCGGATTTCCCTGCGCGATTTCCGCGGCCTCGCGGCCTGCGGTGGGTTCAGCTACGGCGACGTGCTCGGCGCCGGCGAGGGCTGGGCCAAGAGCATCCTGTTCCACGAGCGCGCCCGCGCGGAATTCAGCGCCTTCTTCGCCCGCGAGGACGCCTTCGCCCTCGGCGTGTGCAACGGCTGCCAGATGATGAGCAACCTGCACTCCATTATCCCGGGCGCCGAGCAGTGGCCGCACTTCGTCCAGAACAAGTCCGAACGCTACGAGGCGCGGTTCGTCTCCCTGCAGATCGAGTCGAGCCCGAGCGTGTTCTTCACCGGCATGGAGGGCTCGGTCATCCCGATCGCCGTCGCCCATGGCGAGGGGTATGCGGAGTTCAAGGACGCTGCCGCGGCGCAGCGCTGCAACGCATCGGGCCTGGTCGCGGCGCGGTACGTGGACAGCCACCACCAGCCCACCGAGGTGTATCCACTGAATCCCAACAGCTCGCCTTTCGGCATCACCGCCCTCACGACCGCCACCGGGCGCGCCATGATCATGATGCCGCACCCGGAGCGCGTCTTCCGCAGCGTCACCATGAGCTGGCATCCGGCGGACTGGGGCGAGGATTCGCCCTGGATGCAGCTGTTCTACAACGCCCGCCGGTGGGTGGGCTAA
- a CDS encoding L-rhamnose mutarotase: protein MKRYGSVIRLHPEKVEEYKRLHAAVWPDVLRMISACNIRNYSIYLRKLDDGQPVLFSYFEYVGTDYAADMAKMAADPTTQRWWSVCIPCQHPLETRAAGEWWAGMEEVFHWDGAASRA from the coding sequence ATGAAACGCTATGGCTCGGTCATCCGGCTGCACCCGGAGAAGGTGGAGGAATACAAACGCCTGCATGCGGCCGTGTGGCCCGATGTGCTGCGCATGATCAGCGCGTGCAACATCCGCAACTACTCGATCTACCTCCGGAAGCTCGATGACGGGCAGCCGGTCCTGTTCTCGTACTTCGAGTACGTCGGCACCGACTACGCCGCCGACATGGCCAAGATGGCCGCCGACCCGACCACCCAGCGCTGGTGGAGCGTCTGCATCCCCTGCCAGCATCCGCTCGAGACTCGCGCCGCGGGCGAGTGGTGGGCCGGCATGGAGGAGGTCTTCCACTGGGACGGCGCAGCGTCACGCGCGTGA
- a CDS encoding ORF6N domain-containing protein, with protein MARTPNEPVLPTILTVRGRKVVSDADLARLYGVPTKRLNEAVRRNRARFPDDFAFALTAEEFAGLRSQFATAKGRGGRRTIPQVFTEHGALMAASVLNSRKAVQMSIYLVRAFVQMRDEMLTSSRILKRLAEIDRRLIEHDSVLREIIDRLQPLLDAPEAEEPVKPKIGFHPGNR; from the coding sequence ATGGCGCGAACCCCGAACGAGCCGGTGTTGCCGACGATTCTGACCGTGCGCGGTCGGAAAGTCGTCAGTGACGCCGATCTCGCCCGGTTGTACGGCGTCCCGACGAAGCGGCTGAACGAGGCGGTGCGACGCAACCGGGCGCGTTTCCCCGACGATTTCGCGTTTGCCCTGACGGCGGAGGAGTTCGCGGGTTTGAGGTCGCAATTTGCGACCGCAAAGGGACGCGGTGGACGGCGGACGATTCCGCAGGTATTCACGGAGCACGGCGCGCTGATGGCCGCGTCGGTGCTGAACAGCCGGAAGGCGGTGCAGATGAGCATCTACCTCGTGCGGGCGTTCGTGCAGATGCGCGACGAGATGCTCACGTCCTCCCGCATCCTGAAGCGCCTGGCCGAGATCGACCGCCGGCTGATCGAGCACGATTCCGTTCTGCGCGAGATCATCGATCGGCTCCAGCCGCTGCTCGACGCCCCCGAGGCCGAGGAGCCGGTGAAGCCGAAGATCGGCTTTCATCCCGGAAACCGCTAA